A region of Vigna radiata var. radiata cultivar VC1973A chromosome 6, Vradiata_ver6, whole genome shotgun sequence DNA encodes the following proteins:
- the LOC106764321 gene encoding uncharacterized protein LOC106764321 produces MGNSLRCCLACVLPCGALDLIRIVHLNGCVEEITRPITAGEVLKANPNHFLSKPSSQGVVRRILILSPETELKRGSIYFLIPAASLPPEKRRHVKHVSGRTSHIDNEKNEVNNIVCSKKSINDLSSSQQCDDQGSVISKEKKCSRRDRRNGRGGLWRPRLESISED; encoded by the coding sequence ATGGGAAACAGCTTAAGGTGCTGTTTGGCTTGCGTTCTTCCGTGCGGAGCTCTCGACTTGATCCGTATAGTCCACCTGAACGGCTGCGTGGAGGAAATCACGCGTCCAATCACGGCAGGGGAAGTTCTCAAGGCCAATCCAAACCACTTTTTGAGCAAACCCAGTTCCCAAGGCGTGGTTCGCCGGATTCTCATCCTCTCGCCGGAGACTGAGCTAAAGAGAGGCAGCATCTATTTCTTGATCCCCGCGGCGTCGCTGCCGCCGGAGAAGAGAAGGCACGTCAAGCATGTGAGTGGCCGCACCAGTCATATTGATAATGAAAAGAACGAGGTTAACAACATAGTGTGTTCCAAGAAGAGTATCAACGATTTGTCGTCTTCACAACAATGTGATGACCAAGGCTCAGTAATTTCTAAGGAGAAGAAATGCTCGCGGCGGGATCGCCGAAACGGACGTGGTGGATTGTGGCGGCCGCGGTTGGAGAGTATCTCGGAAGattag